A genomic region of Pelodiscus sinensis isolate JC-2024 chromosome 1, ASM4963464v1, whole genome shotgun sequence contains the following coding sequences:
- the LOC142819667 gene encoding tyrosine-protein phosphatase non-receptor type substrate 1-like codes for MMLPRELQLLRRETKLPVILMFFILCHAGLTSQNTSIAPSAKMVSALQGEMVKAECAQSIEEPEGLAITLRRNGSSAELCYIQLGNFTFWSRNCTERINLDYNKTTKGVWVVLERVSVKDSGDYSCTLDKIIPPPVRTLGQTHISLSVAALPVVGVSLASSPSIDKETMLTCSAWDFYPGDIQLSWTKDGQLLINATRNDSLFHNSNGTSSFISNLIVSRRDWSESALFSCQVNHSSLKMPVVKNLTLKQLDKAPTPSGYNLLWNLVIAIVLLAILAAIILAKSLKLRFRSTTQSFAGSELTEVAETHPPPASQSDTIYSLLTHYQGSTL; via the exons ATGCTGCCTAGGGAACTTCAGCTGCTCAGAAGAGAGACTAAATTACCAGTGATTTTAATGTTCTTCATTCTTTGTCATGCAG GGCTGACGAGCCAAAACACCTCCATTGCACCGAGTGCAAAGATGGTCTCAGCATTACAGGGCGAAATGGTGAAGGCTGAGTGCGCGCAGAGCATAGAAGAACCAGAAGGGTTGGCCATAACTCTGAGAAGAAATGGCAGCTCTGCTGAGCTGTGTTATATACAGCTTGGAAATTTCACCTTTTGGAGCAGAAATTGCACAGAGCGTATAAACCTAGACTACAATAAGACGACAAAAGGGGTTTGGGTTGTTCTGGAGAGAGTCTCTGTCAAAGATTCTGGTGATTATAGCTGTACCTTGGACAAGATAATCCCTCCTCCTGTGAGAACTCTAGGCCAGACTCACATTTCCCTCTCCGTGGCag cTCTTCCGGTTGTTGGGGTTTCTTTGGCCTCTTCTCCATCCATCGACAAAGAGACCATGTTAACTTGTAGTGCTTGGGACTTCTATCCTGGAGAcatccagctctcctggactaaGGACGGCCAGTTGCTCATTAACGCAACAAGGAATGACTCTCTGTTCCACAACAGCAATGGGACTTCCTCCTTTATAAGTAACCTAATTGTTTCTAGACGTGACTGGAGTGAATCTGCCCTGTTTTCCTGCCAAGTGAATCACTCTTCACTGAAAATGCCGGTTGTGAAAAACCTCACCCTGAAACAGCTCGATAAAG CACCAACACCTTCAGGTTACAATCTGCTCTGGAACCTTGTCATAGCGATTGTTCTCTTGGCAATACTGGCAGCAATAATTCTGGCAAAGTCTCTGAAATTAA GATTCAGGTCCACCACACAGAGCTTTGCGGGAAGCGAATTGACGGAGGTAGCTGAAACACATCCCCCACCAGCAAGCCAGAGTGATACAATCTATTCATTGCTTACTCATTATCAGGGATCTACTTTATGA